A genomic segment from Saprospiraceae bacterium encodes:
- a CDS encoding VOC family protein translates to MNKLILLGTIIIGLTTSCSNSSQSNNTDKAIDNRVATNDTDKTIKNKNMITQKITPSLWVETTDAKEVTDYYLSIFKDGKLKEHHKYTNPPEAGGGNFETAIIEIAGMELSILAAGPFAKFNESVSFVINTKDQAETDYYWNALTTKGGQESSCGWCKDKYGLSWQVVPVEYWDLINNDDPKVREKAMKNTLQQKKIILSELK, encoded by the coding sequence ATGAATAAACTAATACTCCTTGGAACAATTATTATTGGTTTGACAACCTCTTGCTCAAATTCAAGTCAGTCAAATAACACTGACAAAGCAATCGATAATAGGGTAGCAACAAATGACACGGATAAAACGATTAAAAACAAAAATATGATTACTCAAAAAATAACACCTTCTCTTTGGGTTGAAACGACAGATGCTAAAGAAGTAACCGATTATTATCTTTCAATATTTAAAGACGGTAAGCTTAAAGAACACCACAAATACACAAATCCACCAGAAGCAGGGGGCGGAAATTTTGAAACGGCCATTATTGAAATTGCAGGTATGGAATTAAGCATTTTGGCAGCGGGTCCATTTGCAAAATTCAATGAATCCGTTTCTTTTGTTATCAACACGAAAGACCAAGCTGAAACAGATTACTATTGGAATGCCTTGACTACAAAGGGTGGACAAGAAAGTTCTTGTGGTTGGTGTAAAGACAAGTATGGCTTATCTTGGCAAGTTGTTCCTGTTGAATATTGGGACTTAATAAACAATGACGACCCTAAAGTCAGAGAAAAGGCAATGAAGAATACCCTGCAGCAAAAGAAAATAATCCTTTCAGAACTTAAATAA
- a CDS encoding transposase, whose translation MPLPTRPHSQQKLATSGMRNVAISNSRIQSIADGKVSFSYKDYRQDGQKKIMPLDALEFIRRFLQHILPSGFHKIRYYGILATRNRKTKLAGLQGILGYCPADQCAVATGPEAADDAEPRVCPDCGAPALCYYPPFAAWAPAGPEISRAPPGPIKPELIPETEPFFS comes from the coding sequence ATGCCCCTACCTACCCGACCCCATAGCCAGCAAAAGCTGGCTACGTCAGGTATGCGCAACGTAGCTATCAGCAACAGCCGCATTCAGTCCATAGCGGATGGCAAGGTATCTTTTTCCTACAAAGACTACCGACAGGATGGTCAAAAGAAGATCATGCCCCTTGACGCACTGGAGTTTATCCGCCGCTTTTTACAGCATATTTTGCCTTCAGGCTTCCATAAAATCCGCTACTACGGCATTTTGGCCACTCGCAATCGCAAGACCAAACTGGCCGGCCTGCAAGGCATTTTGGGGTATTGCCCGGCGGATCAATGCGCCGTGGCCACCGGGCCAGAGGCCGCAGACGATGCTGAACCCAGGGTTTGTCCGGATTGCGGAGCGCCGGCTTTGTGCTATTACCCACCCTTTGCCGCCTGGGCGCCGGCCGGGCCAGAGATAAGCCGCGCACCACCAGGGCCCATCAAACCCGAATTAATCCCTGAAACTGAACCGTTTTTTTCCTGA
- a CDS encoding Type 1 glutamine amidotransferase-like domain-containing protein: protein MNYYLSSHKFGNKIEELKNLIPENNKIGHINNSRDWVGADPERAIKHQREEIEFLNKIGFTAEPLDLKEYFNKNEELKSKLNSLGGIWVSGGNTFVLRMAMKISGFDKIFKELIHRKDYFYGGYSAGICILSDSLKSIEIVDDPNNFPYEGISKPIYEGLGVFNYSFMPHYDSDHFESEAIGKEIQRCIDNKWLFKALRDGDVIIIK, encoded by the coding sequence ATGAACTACTATTTATCATCACATAAGTTCGGAAATAAAATTGAAGAGCTAAAGAATTTAATTCCCGAAAACAATAAAATTGGTCATATCAATAATTCAAGAGATTGGGTAGGTGCAGACCCCGAGAGAGCAATTAAACATCAACGTGAAGAAATAGAGTTCCTAAATAAAATAGGATTTACAGCCGAGCCATTAGACTTAAAAGAGTATTTTAATAAGAATGAAGAACTGAAAAGTAAATTGAATTCTTTAGGAGGAATTTGGGTAAGCGGAGGAAATACTTTTGTTTTAAGAATGGCAATGAAAATAAGTGGATTCGATAAAATATTTAAAGAGTTGATACATAGAAAGGATTATTTTTATGGAGGTTATAGTGCTGGTATCTGTATCTTATCGGATTCCTTAAAGTCAATTGAAATTGTTGATGACCCAAATAATTTTCCATACGAAGGAATATCTAAACCAATCTATGAAGGGTTAGGAGTTTTTAACTATTCATTTATGCCACATTATGATTCTGACCACTTTGAATCGGAGGCAATTGGAAAAGAGATACAAAGATGTATTGATAATAAATGGCTGTTTAAAGCACTTAGAGATGGAGATGTGATAATTATAAAATAA
- a CDS encoding VOC family protein, which yields MNKLILLGTIIIGLTTSCSNSSQSNNTDKAIDNTVATNDTDKTIKNKNMITQKITPSLWVETTDAKEVTDYYLSIFKDGKLKEHHKYTNPPEAGGGNFETAIIEIAGMELSILAAGPFAKFNESVSFVINTKDQAETDYYWNALTTKGGQESSCGWCKDKYGLSWQVVPVEYWDLINNDDPKVREKAMKNTLQQKKIILSELK from the coding sequence ATGAATAAACTAATACTCCTTGGAACAATTATTATTGGTTTGACAACCTCTTGCTCAAATTCAAGTCAGTCAAATAACACTGACAAAGCAATCGATAATACGGTAGCAACAAATGACACGGATAAAACGATTAAAAACAAAAATATGATTACTCAAAAAATAACACCTTCTCTTTGGGTTGAAACGACAGATGCTAAAGAAGTAACCGATTATTATCTTTCAATATTTAAAGACGGTAAGCTTAAAGAACACCACAAATACACAAATCCACCAGAAGCAGGGGGCGGAAATTTTGAAACGGCCATTATTGAAATTGCAGGTATGGAATTAAGCATTTTGGCAGCGGGTCCATTTGCAAAATTCAATGAATCCGTTTCTTTTGTTATCAACACGAAAGACCAAGCTGAAACAGATTACTATTGGAATGCCTTGACTACAAAGGGTGGACAAGAAAGTTCTTGTGGTTGGTGTAAAGACAAGTATGGCTTATCTTGGCAAGTTGTTCCTGTTGAATATTGGGACTTAATAAACAATGACGACCCTAAAGTCAGAGAAAAGGCAATGAAGAATACCCTGCAGCAAAAGAAAATAATCCTTTCAGAACTTAAATAA
- a CDS encoding nucleotidyltransferase domain-containing protein, producing the protein MIDNYLNSKLEEIHEACKIYNVVNLYAFGSIVDGRFKKGESDIDLMVEFDSKKFSKKENSKHLLKLWIELQRILDAKVDLITNENIKGEYFKKYLELYKKNIYRKNTEATNR; encoded by the coding sequence ATGATTGATAATTATCTAAATTCTAAGTTAGAGGAAATCCATGAGGCTTGTAAAATTTATAATGTGGTTAACCTTTATGCTTTTGGGTCAATAGTAGATGGTAGATTTAAAAAAGGAGAAAGTGACATAGATTTGATGGTAGAATTTGATTCTAAAAAATTTTCTAAGAAAGAAAACTCAAAACATTTATTAAAATTATGGATTGAATTACAGAGAATTTTGGATGCAAAAGTAGATTTAATCACAAATGAAAATATCAAAGGTGAGTATTTCAAAAAGTATCTCGAATTGTACAAAAAGAATATATATAGAAAGAATACGGAAGCAACAAATCGCTAG
- a CDS encoding DUF4132 domain-containing protein, translated as MKRLINKLFGKSEKKTLDKRTNIKNMEKPVFTEKTLKFLNTEYSINEQWLELFTHFILLDKHNKMPLKSWYSETKELIDKIGEDEFMSVGSKWINDCIEKSKEKQRRFANLGAVAANEQIQKDLGFNDRNIPEWVKKVYGDDIIREGFFRMKTYAYLNNFQNYFYQSLGGRILRGFIQSTVINKDSRFIELVDKLALTNPNTSQDAIHVYSQLPQEISIPRLTNLKAKAKNKNILKRIDTAITTVGEKSGRTKAEIEESVIPDFGISGDSKYIFKIDDVDCVFEIHNHKEQLIYYQLSNEKRQKTLPKKLKDAFPNEIKGFKKKVKEIKTSISSQKKRIENFYLINRVIPYSIFKENYLNNNLVNILARNLIWNFKNDNLNVNLILSDKGFTDFEGNLYSKELTGTKVSLWHPIGFESDYILNWRNYILSNEILQPFKQAFREIYIITDAELNTETYSNRYASHILNKDHVSALCKVRGWSPSGIINSGKATYKVPESDYKVEYWVSDIYLGEHSKTYGSAHISTDQVRFYKKKDQLPLSEVPAIIFTEVMRDIDLFVGVTSIGNDPEWHDRGDNGTINYWSSYSNGELTERSKTRVEILKNIIPKMKIADKCEFQGKYLKIKGSIRDYKIHMGSGNILMEPDDQYLCIVADRSAKKLKKVFIPFEGDNMLSIIISKALLLAEDSKITDPTIIRQIKRK; from the coding sequence ATGAAAAGGTTAATCAACAAACTTTTTGGAAAGAGTGAGAAGAAAACTTTGGATAAAAGAACAAATATTAAAAATATGGAAAAGCCTGTCTTCACAGAAAAGACTTTGAAATTTTTAAATACGGAATATTCTATAAACGAACAATGGCTTGAATTATTCACTCATTTTATTCTACTTGATAAGCATAATAAAATGCCTTTAAAATCATGGTATTCTGAAACTAAAGAATTAATTGATAAAATTGGAGAAGATGAATTTATGTCTGTAGGAAGCAAATGGATAAATGATTGTATAGAGAAAAGCAAGGAAAAACAAAGAAGATTTGCCAATCTTGGAGCTGTTGCAGCCAATGAACAAATTCAAAAAGATTTGGGATTTAATGATAGAAATATTCCTGAATGGGTTAAGAAAGTATATGGTGATGACATAATCAGGGAAGGCTTTTTTAGAATGAAGACTTATGCTTATTTAAACAATTTTCAAAATTACTTCTATCAATCCTTGGGGGGAAGAATTTTAAGAGGGTTTATTCAGTCAACTGTCATAAACAAAGATTCAAGATTTATTGAATTGGTAGACAAACTTGCTCTCACTAATCCGAATACGTCACAAGATGCCATTCACGTATATAGCCAACTTCCACAAGAAATTAGTATCCCAAGACTGACTAATCTAAAAGCAAAAGCCAAGAATAAAAACATACTTAAACGAATAGATACAGCTATCACTACTGTTGGTGAAAAATCAGGTAGAACTAAAGCTGAAATTGAAGAATCAGTAATCCCAGATTTTGGTATTAGTGGAGATTCAAAGTATATCTTCAAAATTGATGATGTAGATTGTGTATTTGAGATTCATAATCATAAGGAACAATTAATTTACTACCAACTAAGCAATGAAAAAAGACAGAAAACACTACCTAAGAAACTAAAGGATGCCTTTCCAAATGAAATTAAAGGGTTCAAGAAAAAAGTAAAAGAAATCAAAACGTCCATCAGTTCTCAAAAGAAAAGAATTGAAAATTTCTACCTAATTAACAGAGTTATTCCGTATTCAATTTTCAAAGAAAACTACTTAAACAACAATTTGGTCAACATTTTAGCAAGAAACCTAATCTGGAATTTCAAAAATGATAACTTAAATGTAAACCTAATTCTTTCCGATAAGGGATTTACTGATTTTGAGGGAAACTTGTATTCTAAAGAATTGACAGGAACAAAAGTGTCTCTTTGGCATCCGATTGGATTTGAAAGTGATTACATATTAAATTGGAGAAATTACATTCTCTCAAATGAGATATTACAACCATTTAAGCAAGCTTTCCGTGAAATTTATATTATTACTGATGCCGAACTGAATACGGAAACTTACTCAAATAGATATGCCAGTCATATACTTAACAAAGACCATGTTTCAGCATTGTGTAAAGTAAGAGGGTGGTCTCCAAGCGGAATCATTAATAGTGGAAAAGCAACTTACAAAGTTCCAGAAAGTGATTATAAGGTTGAATACTGGGTAAGCGATATATATCTTGGAGAACACTCAAAAACTTACGGTTCTGCTCATATATCAACAGACCAAGTCAGATTCTATAAAAAGAAAGATCAACTACCACTTTCTGAAGTTCCAGCTATTATATTTACAGAAGTCATGCGAGACATTGACTTATTTGTAGGTGTCACCAGCATTGGCAACGATCCAGAATGGCATGATAGAGGCGACAACGGCACTATAAACTATTGGTCTTCTTATTCAAATGGAGAATTAACTGAGAGGTCGAAAACAAGGGTTGAAATTTTAAAAAATATTATTCCTAAAATGAAAATCGCAGATAAATGTGAATTTCAAGGTAAATATTTAAAAATAAAAGGTTCTATTCGAGATTATAAAATTCATATGGGAAGTGGCAATATCCTAATGGAACCTGATGATCAATATTTATGTATTGTGGCTGATCGATCTGCCAAAAAGTTGAAAAAGGTTTTTATCCCTTTTGAGGGTGACAATATGCTTTCTATAATAATATCAAAAGCATTATTGTTAGCTGAAGATTCGAAAATTACCGACCCAACTATTATACGCCAAATAAAACGAAAATGA
- a CDS encoding IS5 family transposase, with protein sequence MVIQYEELTDFQWEVIEDLFPEQEKCILSLRKVLDAILWLARTGTQWRNLDSKFPKWTAVYHHFRKWKNDGRFEKMNQRLNEIERYSEDKEESPSTLCVDSQSVKISSFISLDTGYDGGKKIKGRKRHIATDTMGLIIGAVVSSAQVYDGNEGIKVFGQLKEQLVRLKKVFADGSYKGSFEQFINDLLEADVERRCCIKMRD encoded by the coding sequence ATGGTAATTCAATATGAAGAATTAACTGACTTCCAGTGGGAAGTTATAGAGGATTTATTTCCTGAGCAAGAAAAATGCATACTGAGTTTAAGAAAAGTACTGGATGCTATTTTGTGGCTAGCACGAACAGGTACCCAGTGGCGAAATTTAGACAGTAAATTTCCAAAATGGACAGCGGTGTATCATCATTTTAGGAAATGGAAAAATGACGGTCGTTTCGAAAAGATGAATCAACGGCTAAATGAAATTGAGCGTTATAGTGAGGATAAGGAAGAATCACCCTCTACCTTATGTGTTGATAGTCAAAGTGTTAAGATTAGTTCTTTTATAAGTTTAGATACTGGATACGACGGAGGAAAGAAAATTAAGGGCCGCAAACGACATATAGCTACCGATACGATGGGATTGATTATAGGAGCTGTAGTTAGTTCGGCTCAAGTTTATGACGGAAATGAAGGCATCAAGGTATTTGGCCAATTAAAAGAGCAACTAGTTCGATTAAAGAAAGTCTTTGCGGATGGCTCCTATAAAGGTAGCTTTGAGCAATTTATTAATGACTTACTAGAGGCCGATGTAGAAAGGCGTTGTTGCATAAAGATGCGAGATTAG
- a CDS encoding IS5 family transposase, giving the protein MAKVISKGAKNQETAEKKKYRVKNWSSYNQALVGRGNITLWFDESLAQVWHHDGPDQQGAQFVYSDECILALLELKAVFRLGYRQLQGFTNSLLRLLRLDLSAPSYSQICRRAQQLDVDIKAAKSTGPMYIVFDSTGLKVFGEGEWKVRKHGYNKRRTWRKLHLGVDESTGFIHAQVLTKNGEGDGDSQQFADLLEQVQSPVDRVSGDGAYDSFDIWDLLIIKDIEGHIPPQENAVYKVDSQGNPMDHPRNHILDQIAEKGIKQWKQDSGYHRRSLSETTMFRFKAIYGPELYSRNLSSQKVEAAVKIRCLNKMTAQGMPISKVI; this is encoded by the coding sequence ATGGCAAAAGTAATATCAAAAGGGGCTAAGAATCAAGAGACGGCAGAAAAAAAGAAGTATCGAGTAAAGAATTGGAGTAGCTATAACCAAGCTTTGGTAGGGCGAGGCAACATTACCCTATGGTTTGATGAAAGTTTAGCCCAAGTATGGCATCATGATGGACCAGATCAGCAAGGCGCCCAATTTGTGTACTCAGATGAATGTATATTAGCTTTGTTGGAATTGAAGGCTGTCTTTAGATTAGGTTATCGTCAATTACAGGGTTTTACGAATTCCTTATTGCGATTACTTAGGCTTGATTTATCGGCTCCTAGCTATAGTCAAATATGTCGAAGAGCCCAGCAATTAGATGTAGATATTAAGGCTGCTAAATCAACTGGGCCGATGTATATCGTATTTGATTCTACGGGCTTGAAGGTGTTTGGAGAAGGAGAATGGAAGGTTCGTAAACATGGCTATAATAAACGACGAACTTGGCGTAAGCTGCATTTGGGAGTGGATGAATCCACTGGCTTTATTCATGCACAGGTACTGACAAAAAATGGAGAAGGAGATGGTGATTCTCAACAGTTCGCCGATCTACTGGAGCAAGTACAAAGTCCAGTAGATAGAGTAAGTGGGGATGGAGCCTATGACAGCTTTGATATCTGGGATTTATTGATAATTAAGGACATTGAGGGACATATCCCTCCACAAGAAAATGCTGTGTATAAAGTAGATTCTCAGGGTAACCCGATGGACCATCCACGTAATCACATTCTAGATCAAATTGCGGAAAAGGGGATAAAGCAATGGAAACAGGATAGTGGGTATCATCGTAGAAGTCTCTCTGAAACGACTATGTTTAGGTTCAAGGCCATTTATGGCCCAGAATTATACTCTAGAAACCTCAGCAGTCAGAAAGTCGAAGCAGCCGTCAAAATTAGATGTTTGAATAAAATGACAGCCCAAGGTATGCCTATTTCAAAAGTTATTTGA
- a CDS encoding glucose 1-dehydrogenase has translation MSFKDKVILITGAGSGIGRAAALAFAEQGGKVLVSDINEDGGKETVKLIKAKGGNALFRKANVANYRAVVELVHETVASFGKLDIALNNAGIGGHRNPTATYDLGDWEQVIAVNQTGVFYCMREELKVMSKQGFGCIVNISSIAGMRALPMTIAYTASKHAVIGMTKTAALEYARQGIRVNAVCPVFTHTPMVEALVESQEGLEEKLLKTIPLRRFGEVSDIVNAILWLSDPKSSFITGQSIAVDGGQTA, from the coding sequence ATGAGTTTTAAAGATAAGGTCATTTTGATAACCGGTGCGGGATCAGGTATTGGCCGTGCTGCAGCGCTCGCCTTTGCAGAACAAGGCGGGAAAGTCCTCGTTTCCGATATTAATGAGGATGGGGGCAAGGAAACCGTGAAACTTATCAAAGCAAAGGGTGGAAATGCGCTTTTCCGAAAGGCGAATGTAGCGAATTATCGGGCAGTCGTCGAATTGGTGCATGAAACGGTCGCCAGCTTTGGCAAATTGGATATCGCCCTGAACAACGCAGGAATAGGAGGGCATCGCAACCCCACCGCCACTTATGACCTGGGGGATTGGGAACAAGTCATTGCCGTCAACCAAACAGGCGTTTTCTACTGCATGCGGGAGGAATTGAAAGTGATGTCCAAACAAGGATTTGGCTGCATCGTCAATATTTCCTCTATAGCTGGCATGCGCGCCCTCCCCATGACGATTGCCTATACGGCCAGCAAACATGCCGTTATTGGCATGACCAAAACAGCCGCGCTGGAATATGCCCGCCAAGGTATCCGTGTAAATGCGGTGTGCCCCGTGTTTACCCATACGCCAATGGTAGAAGCCCTGGTAGAAAGCCAGGAAGGTTTGGAAGAAAAGCTGTTAAAAACAATTCCTTTACGGCGCTTCGGAGAGGTTAGCGACATCGTCAATGCCATTCTTTGGCTCAGTGACCCTAAGTCCAGTTTTATAACCGGCCAAAGCATTGCCGTGGATGGCGGACAAACGGCTTGA
- a CDS encoding NADPH:quinone oxidoreductase family protein, with product MKAILCKSHGLPDSLTLEDIPSPKPGKGELLIAIKACGVNFPDTLIIQGKYQFKPPMPFSPGSDIAGIVTAIGEGVKRFKVGDEVFGMIPWGGFAEEVAAPEKLCFPKLPGMDFSVAASFMMAYGTSYHALKDRAHLKAGETLLVLGAAGGVGLTAVELGKLMGAKVIAAASTDDKLALCKQYGADEVINYAKEDLKTRIKELTNGKGVDVVYDPVGGDYAEQALRGMAWEGRFLVVGFAAGDIPKIPLNLLLLKGCQIVGVFWGSFAMQFPADNLANTQQLIQWYLAGTIKPHIDKIYPLEAVPEALTDVMDRKARGKLVIKIN from the coding sequence ATGAAAGCCATTCTGTGCAAATCTCATGGCCTGCCTGACAGCTTGACCCTGGAAGACATTCCTTCTCCCAAGCCAGGCAAGGGTGAGCTTTTAATTGCCATCAAAGCCTGTGGCGTCAATTTCCCAGATACCCTGATTATTCAGGGTAAGTACCAGTTCAAACCGCCGATGCCCTTTTCACCCGGAAGCGATATTGCAGGGATTGTAACTGCAATAGGAGAGGGGGTCAAGCGCTTCAAAGTAGGCGATGAGGTCTTCGGGATGATTCCCTGGGGTGGCTTTGCCGAGGAAGTGGCTGCCCCCGAAAAACTTTGTTTCCCTAAGTTGCCGGGAATGGATTTTTCTGTTGCAGCCTCTTTTATGATGGCCTATGGCACCTCCTACCATGCCCTAAAAGACAGGGCCCATTTGAAGGCAGGTGAAACGCTGCTGGTTTTGGGAGCAGCGGGAGGGGTAGGACTGACTGCGGTAGAATTGGGTAAATTGATGGGGGCAAAAGTCATTGCTGCTGCCTCCACCGATGATAAGTTAGCGCTTTGCAAACAATATGGTGCCGACGAGGTGATCAATTATGCCAAGGAAGATTTGAAAACCCGCATCAAAGAACTGACCAATGGTAAAGGCGTTGATGTGGTCTACGATCCAGTAGGTGGGGACTACGCGGAGCAAGCCTTGCGGGGAATGGCCTGGGAGGGCCGCTTTTTAGTCGTTGGTTTTGCTGCGGGCGACATTCCCAAGATCCCGCTGAACTTACTCTTGTTGAAAGGTTGCCAGATTGTAGGCGTGTTTTGGGGTTCCTTTGCCATGCAATTCCCCGCAGATAACCTGGCCAATACCCAACAATTGATACAATGGTATTTAGCTGGTACCATTAAACCCCATATTGATAAAATTTATCCCTTGGAAGCGGTGCCGGAGGCTTTGACAGATGTCATGGATCGAAAGGCAAGAGGAAAACTTGTGATTAAAATCAATTGA
- a CDS encoding long-chain fatty acid--CoA ligase, with protein sequence MNQPTRLFDFIYYQKAHHPQAKAFNSKDENGNWKSFSTDDVISIANKVSCGLLKLGVKPGDKIAIAIYKNRPEWVFMDIGIAQIGAINVPVYPTISAGEYEYIFNDAKVKYAFVGIGDLYDKVRAAQVNVPSLIDVYTFDEAPDRPYWETIFSTESLDEVEKIKQSINENELATLIYTSGTTGTPKGVMLSHRNIVSNTLCAIDDIPYDTGDRVLSFLPLCHIFERTATYLQTYNGINVYYTGTDNLGGPDGDIQAVKPHFFNAVPRLLEKVYEKIYSTGDNLSGAKRKLFFWALSLTDDFEYDKKYSGLAAIQRSIADKLIFSKWRAALGGNIKGILSGAAPLPAKIARVFSAAGIPIREGYGLTETSPGLCFGRFAPGGAKIGCVGPILPGIKVIIDESDGDYRPGEGEILANGPNIMMGYYNKPEETAEVFKDIDGERWFKTGDIGTFVKGPDGTPFLKITDRKKELLKTSGGKYVAPAPIENRFKEEFLIEQMMVVGEQKKFVSALIVPSEDALVNWCQRNEIPWTNLSEMVRHPKVIDQYQSIIHQLNPNFSHIEQIKKFQLLDKVWLPVQPDGSDAEMTPTMKLKRRVILKKFEKEIADLYEV encoded by the coding sequence ATGAATCAGCCTACCAGACTCTTTGATTTTATTTATTATCAGAAAGCCCATCATCCACAAGCGAAAGCGTTCAATAGCAAGGATGAAAATGGTAATTGGAAAAGCTTTAGTACAGATGACGTAATCTCAATAGCCAATAAAGTAAGTTGTGGCTTGCTCAAATTGGGCGTGAAACCAGGCGATAAAATTGCTATAGCCATTTATAAAAATCGACCAGAATGGGTTTTTATGGATATTGGGATAGCTCAAATTGGAGCCATCAATGTGCCTGTTTATCCAACCATTAGCGCTGGCGAATACGAGTACATCTTTAATGATGCCAAGGTAAAATACGCCTTTGTTGGCATTGGTGATCTATACGATAAAGTAAGAGCCGCACAGGTGAATGTTCCCTCCTTGATAGATGTTTATACCTTTGATGAAGCCCCTGACCGCCCCTATTGGGAAACTATTTTTTCAACGGAGAGCCTGGATGAAGTAGAGAAAATTAAACAGTCGATTAACGAGAATGAATTGGCTACCTTAATCTATACCTCAGGCACCACCGGTACGCCTAAAGGGGTTATGCTTTCTCATCGTAATATCGTTAGTAACACGCTGTGCGCTATAGACGATATTCCTTACGACACGGGCGATCGCGTCTTGAGTTTTCTTCCTTTATGTCATATTTTCGAACGGACGGCCACCTATCTTCAAACCTATAATGGTATCAATGTCTATTACACTGGAACCGATAACCTAGGCGGCCCGGACGGCGATATACAAGCCGTCAAGCCACACTTTTTTAATGCGGTCCCAAGGCTATTGGAAAAGGTATATGAGAAAATCTATTCAACAGGTGATAACTTAAGCGGCGCCAAACGGAAATTGTTCTTTTGGGCCTTAAGCCTTACAGATGATTTTGAATATGATAAAAAATATTCCGGCTTGGCGGCCATTCAGCGAAGTATTGCAGATAAACTGATCTTCAGCAAATGGCGGGCCGCTTTAGGCGGTAACATCAAGGGCATTCTCTCTGGAGCTGCACCCTTACCGGCCAAAATAGCCAGGGTGTTTTCTGCTGCTGGCATTCCCATCAGAGAAGGTTATGGTTTGACGGAAACCTCGCCGGGGCTTTGTTTTGGCCGTTTTGCACCAGGCGGGGCCAAAATTGGATGTGTAGGCCCTATTTTACCTGGCATAAAAGTTATCATTGACGAAAGTGACGGCGATTACCGTCCTGGCGAAGGGGAAATATTGGCGAATGGCCCTAATATAATGATGGGTTACTACAACAAACCAGAGGAAACGGCTGAAGTCTTCAAGGATATAGATGGTGAGCGTTGGTTTAAAACTGGCGATATTGGCACTTTCGTCAAAGGGCCAGATGGTACGCCATTCTTGAAAATAACGGACCGGAAAAAAGAGTTACTCAAAACCTCTGGTGGCAAGTACGTCGCACCTGCACCTATCGAAAATCGCTTTAAGGAAGAATTTTTAATAGAGCAAATGATGGTCGTTGGTGAGCAGAAAAAATTTGTTTCCGCTTTGATTGTTCCGTCAGAGGATGCGCTTGTCAACTGGTGTCAGCGCAATGAGATCCCTTGGACAAATCTTTCTGAAATGGTCAGACATCCAAAGGTCATCGATCAGTACCAATCGATTATCCATCAACTAAATCCTAATTTTAGCCATATTGAGCAAATCAAGAAATTTCAATTGTTGGATAAGGTCTGGTTACCTGTACAACCTGATGGCTCCGATGCAGAAATGACGCCCACTATGAAATTAAAACGACGGGTTATTCTAAAGAAATTTGAAAAAGAAATAGCGGACTTGTACGAAGTATAA